The Thalassotalea psychrophila genome window below encodes:
- a CDS encoding L,D-transpeptidase family protein, translating into MLNKVFSTIISICIISSVSNSANAIEYKLPKDNSRLVGEITNYTVVKGDYFQQLAQKFNVGFLALMEANPGVDPLRPEPGTELIIPTQLILPFGKHNGIVINLSELRLYFFNNKNNSVHVFPVGIGKIGHSTPTLISEITEKRTNPNWFPTADTRRDYFNKHGVEMAKMVKAGPNNPLGDYAMRIGTSAYLIHGTNQRFGIGMRASSGCIRMNPEDIEWLFKQSAPGTKVKIINAPIKMAYVAPDKRLIEIHSPLSDNQGNVPSLLPVSKGVKTFIGSAEDDLELLKELISQPKGIPVEL; encoded by the coding sequence ATGTTGAATAAAGTATTCTCAACTATTATATCTATCTGCATTATTAGCTCTGTGAGCAACAGCGCAAACGCAATTGAATATAAACTTCCCAAAGATAACAGTAGATTAGTTGGTGAAATCACCAATTACACTGTTGTAAAAGGCGATTATTTTCAGCAATTAGCGCAAAAATTTAACGTCGGATTTTTAGCGTTAATGGAAGCTAACCCTGGTGTTGACCCTCTACGACCTGAACCGGGTACAGAATTAATTATACCAACACAACTTATACTGCCTTTCGGTAAGCATAACGGTATTGTTATTAATTTGTCAGAACTGCGTCTTTATTTTTTTAATAACAAGAACAATTCTGTTCATGTTTTTCCTGTTGGCATTGGTAAAATTGGTCACTCTACTCCAACTTTAATTAGCGAAATAACAGAGAAGCGGACCAATCCAAACTGGTTTCCAACTGCCGACACTCGTAGAGATTACTTTAATAAGCATGGGGTTGAAATGGCAAAAATGGTTAAAGCGGGTCCTAACAACCCATTAGGTGATTATGCTATGCGTATTGGCACTAGTGCTTATTTGATTCATGGCACTAATCAACGGTTCGGTATAGGCATGCGCGCAAGTTCAGGCTGTATTAGGATGAACCCTGAAGATATTGAATGGCTATTTAAGCAATCTGCGCCAGGCACAAAAGTAAAAATTATTAATGCACCAATAAAAATGGCTTATGTAGCACCGGATAAACGACTTATCGAAATTCATTCTCCACTGTCAGATAATCAAGGGAATGTACCAAGCCTATTGCCTGTTTCCAAAGGGGTGAAGACATTTATTGGTTCTGCTGAGGATGATCTGGAGTTATTAAAAGAATTAATATCTCAGCCGAAAGGGATCCCAGTGGAGTTATAG
- a CDS encoding class II aldolase/adducin family protein, with protein sequence MFDLPERNLKSKVSDSEWQTRLDLAACYRLVAHFGWDDLIYTHISAQIPNTAHYLINAFGVAFDEVTASNLVKIDIDGNILDGGEFDINPAGFTIHSAIHEVRHDSQCVMHLHTNSTIAVASQKQGLLPLSQYSMFSMASMSYHDYEGLAVNPEEKLRLQQNLGTNNHLLLRNHGGLTLGATIGDAFMRMYDLNRACEIQLMLQASGEELIMVDQPIVDNIIKQANIVHTGSTGGQKSWPAMMRKAYRLDPGFAK encoded by the coding sequence TTGTTTGATTTACCCGAAAGAAACCTAAAAAGTAAAGTAAGTGACAGTGAATGGCAAACCAGGTTAGATTTAGCTGCATGTTATCGGTTAGTTGCGCATTTTGGCTGGGATGATTTAATTTATACTCATATTTCAGCACAAATTCCTAACACTGCACATTACCTTATTAATGCTTTTGGCGTTGCTTTTGATGAAGTAACGGCTTCAAACTTAGTCAAAATAGATATTGACGGTAATATTCTTGACGGTGGTGAATTTGACATTAACCCCGCCGGTTTTACCATTCATAGCGCTATCCATGAAGTTCGTCATGATAGCCAATGCGTTATGCATTTACATACCAATTCGACCATAGCAGTTGCATCACAAAAACAAGGTTTATTGCCTTTAAGCCAATATTCAATGTTTTCTATGGCTTCAATGAGTTATCACGATTATGAAGGCTTGGCGGTAAACCCTGAAGAAAAGTTGCGTTTACAGCAAAATTTAGGCACCAATAATCATTTGTTATTAAGAAATCATGGCGGTTTAACGCTTGGTGCTACAATTGGTGATGCTTTTATGCGTATGTACGATCTTAACCGTGCTTGTGAAATTCAACTAATGTTACAAGCAAGTGGCGAAGAGCTAATCATGGTTGACCAACCTATTGTTGATAATATTATTAAACAAGCAAACATAGTACATACAGGATCAACTGGCGGGCAAAAGTCATGGCCAGCGATGATGCGCAAAGCGTATCGATTAGATCCTGGTTTTGCAAAGTAG
- a CDS encoding mandelate racemase/muconate lactonizing enzyme family protein has translation MKITRVEIFDIECPDRAGWNPVFIRIHTDEGITGVGEAGLAYDWGHSAAAAMIKEISEAVLIGFNPFNTELLWSRMLRESFWGLGGGPVLYSAMSAIDTALWDIKGKALGVPVYQLLGGKVNDKLRTYASQLQFDWDKECKKLIQPEEYAEAALKAMSEGYDAVKVDPIVYNHDGSSSFDRTKLFTNPQMRLFGDRLRAIRDAVGDDVDIIFESHSLMGAASAIQMGRIVEEVGCMMYEEPVNYLNSAVHKKVSDNVNVPIAGGERLYHRWDVRPYFEDQSIDVLQPDVGLCGGFTEAKKVCDYADVYDIRIQAHVCGGPVATAASLHLETAIPNFLIHEHHTYAIKAWNRELCIQDPQPVDGFFQVSEEPGIGIELNDEVVMRSPRVEVK, from the coding sequence ATGAAAATCACCCGCGTAGAAATTTTTGATATTGAATGCCCAGACCGAGCAGGTTGGAACCCTGTATTTATTCGTATTCATACCGATGAGGGCATTACTGGAGTTGGCGAGGCAGGATTAGCTTACGACTGGGGACATAGTGCTGCTGCTGCGATGATTAAAGAAATAAGCGAGGCGGTATTAATTGGTTTTAATCCATTTAATACTGAGCTGTTGTGGTCGCGTATGCTCAGAGAAAGTTTTTGGGGGTTAGGCGGCGGGCCTGTTCTTTATTCTGCAATGAGTGCTATCGATACAGCTCTTTGGGATATCAAAGGTAAAGCATTAGGTGTTCCGGTTTATCAACTTTTAGGCGGTAAAGTGAATGATAAGTTACGTACTTATGCTAGCCAATTACAGTTTGATTGGGATAAAGAATGCAAAAAGCTTATCCAACCTGAAGAGTATGCAGAAGCGGCATTAAAAGCGATGAGCGAAGGCTATGATGCGGTAAAAGTTGATCCTATCGTATATAACCACGATGGCAGTTCTTCGTTTGATCGTACTAAGTTATTTACTAATCCACAAATGCGTTTATTTGGTGATCGTTTAAGAGCCATTCGTGATGCTGTTGGTGACGATGTAGATATTATTTTTGAATCGCATTCACTAATGGGTGCTGCATCAGCAATTCAAATGGGCAGAATAGTCGAAGAAGTCGGTTGTATGATGTACGAAGAGCCGGTGAATTATTTAAATTCTGCGGTTCATAAAAAAGTCTCTGATAATGTCAATGTGCCTATCGCCGGAGGTGAACGTTTGTATCATCGCTGGGATGTAAGACCGTATTTTGAAGATCAAAGTATTGATGTTCTACAGCCAGATGTTGGCTTGTGCGGCGGTTTTACTGAAGCTAAAAAAGTATGTGATTATGCTGACGTTTACGATATCCGTATTCAAGCTCATGTTTGTGGCGGCCCTGTGGCAACTGCGGCATCATTGCATCTAGAAACAGCTATACCAAACTTTTTAATTCACGAGCATCATACTTATGCGATTAAAGCATGGAACCGCGAATTATGTATCCAAGATCCTCAACCTGTAGATGGCTTCTTCCAAGTTTCTGAAGAGCCCGGTATTGGTATTGAGCTTAACGATGAAGTGGTGATGCGTTCACCTAGAGTGGAAGTTAAGTAA
- a CDS encoding amidohydrolase family protein, producing MNKFIDPHLHLFNLEQGDYHWLEASNPPFWPNKQLINRDFGENDLVIKSHSELAGFVHVEAGFDNDKPERELAWLEQHCTKPFKSIAFANICSADFHSQIQTLLQYTSFIGIRHILDEQAETILTHPKTLANLKLLESLDLIFELQCDCSNLAIVKQLSTHLSVLPNLTIIINHCGTTSENILNEQLHSGLTALAKHKRCFIKCSGWEMRDNNWQIEILAPLVSSVITIFSEHRVMLASNFPVCLFSFSYSQLWQHYTQLDGFSSQTLEALCFSNAAKVYKLFT from the coding sequence ATGAATAAATTCATTGATCCACATCTGCATCTGTTCAACTTAGAACAAGGCGATTATCATTGGCTAGAAGCAAGTAATCCACCTTTTTGGCCGAACAAGCAGCTAATTAATCGTGACTTTGGTGAAAATGATTTAGTCATAAAAAGTCACTCAGAGTTAGCAGGATTTGTTCATGTTGAAGCCGGCTTCGATAACGACAAACCAGAGCGAGAATTAGCTTGGCTTGAACAACACTGTACTAAACCATTTAAAAGCATCGCTTTTGCAAATATTTGCTCGGCTGATTTTCATAGCCAAATACAAACATTACTGCAATACACTTCGTTTATTGGTATTCGCCATATTCTAGACGAGCAAGCAGAAACAATTCTTACTCATCCCAAAACACTTGCCAATTTAAAGCTTTTGGAATCATTAGATCTGATTTTTGAATTACAATGTGATTGTTCAAATTTGGCTATAGTCAAACAACTTTCAACTCACCTATCTGTATTGCCTAATTTAACCATAATCATTAATCACTGTGGGACAACGAGCGAGAATATTCTAAATGAGCAATTACATAGTGGCTTAACAGCTCTTGCCAAGCATAAACGTTGTTTTATTAAGTGTTCCGGTTGGGAAATGCGAGATAATAATTGGCAGATAGAGATACTAGCGCCGCTTGTAAGCTCTGTAATTACTATTTTTAGTGAACACCGAGTGATGTTAGCCAGTAACTTTCCGGTGTGTCTGTTTAGTTTTAGCTATTCGCAATTATGGCAGCACTATACACAGCTTGATGGTTTCTCTAGCCAAACCCTAGAGGCACTGTGTTTTTCCAATGCCGCTAAAGTTTATAAGCTTTTTACTTAA
- a CDS encoding SDR family NAD(P)-dependent oxidoreductase: MNKICIVTGGSSGIGLAIVKTFINSDYTVYNLDIQHSSLGHFIQCDMSDVEQVHQAITQVISKEKQIDVLISNAGIHRSANIENTSEQLLDEVFSLNVKGAYAVTKAVIPLMKKQGLGSIIYIASDQAIIAKTNSFAYNLSKHALASMAKTTALDYAKYNIRANAICPGTIETPLYHNAIDKYCNESGANKADVHAEEAALQPLNRLGQPEEVAEYALFLASEKAPFITGSLQLIDGGYTTG; the protein is encoded by the coding sequence ATGAATAAAATTTGTATTGTTACCGGCGGCTCTTCAGGGATAGGCTTGGCAATTGTGAAGACATTTATAAACAGTGATTATACTGTATATAATTTAGATATTCAGCACAGTAGTCTTGGCCATTTTATTCAATGCGATATGAGTGATGTGGAACAAGTACATCAAGCCATTACACAAGTTATAAGCAAAGAAAAGCAGATTGATGTTTTAATTTCTAACGCCGGCATTCACCGTTCAGCCAATATTGAGAATACTTCAGAACAGTTGTTAGATGAAGTATTTTCCTTAAATGTTAAAGGCGCTTATGCGGTTACTAAAGCGGTTATACCATTGATGAAAAAACAAGGACTAGGTAGCATTATTTATATCGCATCCGATCAAGCAATTATTGCTAAAACAAACTCTTTTGCCTACAACTTATCAAAACATGCATTAGCGTCTATGGCAAAAACTACAGCGCTTGATTATGCCAAATACAACATCCGTGCTAATGCTATCTGCCCGGGGACTATTGAAACTCCGCTTTATCACAATGCCATTGATAAATACTGTAATGAAAGCGGAGCAAATAAAGCTGACGTTCATGCTGAAGAAGCAGCATTACAACCGTTGAATCGATTGGGTCAGCCAGAAGAAGTGGCTGAATACGCTTTATTTTTAGCAAGCGAGAAAGCTCCATTTATAACTGGTAGCTTACAACTAATTGATGGCGGTTATACGACAGGCTAG
- a CDS encoding NRDE family protein has protein sequence MCILFIAINQHKDYPLIITANRDEFHQRPTKSAYFWPSQPEILAGQDLQANGTWLGLNSQGDFSALTNIRSGLTLKAEAKSRGELVQMALQQPDLINQQWLLQHSQNYNPFNLVYTQDNSLYCFNSSTLQHTLLNDGFHAICNGAMDDVWPKMAKGEVLLEQLISEQQELHSEHLFAIMQDPTQAPDELLPTTGVGLEWERKLSSIFIKSNEYGTRSTAVILKHQSGSIDFYEQSYTNNADIFNIKQFALAHQ, from the coding sequence ATGTGTATATTATTCATCGCCATTAACCAACATAAAGATTACCCGTTAATCATCACGGCTAATCGTGATGAGTTTCATCAGCGTCCAACAAAGTCGGCTTATTTTTGGCCTTCGCAACCTGAAATTTTAGCAGGACAAGACTTGCAAGCAAACGGGACTTGGCTCGGCTTAAATAGCCAGGGTGATTTTTCTGCCTTAACTAATATAAGAAGTGGCTTAACTCTTAAAGCCGAGGCTAAATCACGGGGCGAATTAGTACAAATGGCGCTGCAACAACCTGACTTAATTAATCAGCAATGGTTACTACAACATAGTCAGAACTATAATCCGTTTAATCTAGTTTATACGCAGGATAATAGTTTGTATTGCTTTAACAGCAGCACTTTGCAACATACATTATTGAACGATGGTTTTCATGCAATATGTAATGGTGCAATGGACGATGTTTGGCCTAAAATGGCTAAAGGTGAAGTACTATTAGAGCAATTAATTAGTGAACAACAAGAGTTACATAGCGAGCATTTATTTGCCATTATGCAAGACCCTACACAAGCACCTGATGAACTGCTGCCAACAACAGGTGTTGGTTTGGAATGGGAACGAAAACTGTCGAGTATCTTTATAAAATCGAACGAATATGGCACACGTTCTACCGCGGTAATATTAAAACATCAAAGTGGCAGCATTGATTTTTATGAACAAAGTTATACAAACAACGCCGACATATTTAATATAAAACAATTTGCCCTCGCGCATCAATAA
- a CDS encoding threonine/serine exporter family protein: protein MKPDSFTQKRHFIITLGKLLHKFGATAYRLENHLKNVSRLLEVQASFVITPTSLTFVLFNVEDQQEHNFIVRVSPGGIDLGALSRANELVNELDSGQRTLSEAIERLNEIPNKPSPYSPFLTFLGFGASSGAFAMLMHTSWNDVLWSTLLGFIVFLLVLWSEKSKSVSNMLEPLASIVAAVGASAITLIDPAVNAPLVILSSIIVFIPGLTLTTGLSEIAERNLISGTAKIMDALMTMFKLYFGAILGLTLGSLLWGGVEKVDVELVPLWTQWLAVLTLSMSLVIIFKARPRHAFWGILSGFIAFGSSVWAANYVGIALSAFVGSFAVGAYSNLFARFLKAPATVVMLQGLVVLVPGSKVYIGLNSMVTGSQIVQADHLGSQTFLIFMSLVAGLIFANVAVRPRSSL, encoded by the coding sequence GTGAAACCAGATTCGTTTACGCAAAAACGTCATTTCATCATTACCCTTGGCAAGCTTTTACATAAGTTTGGCGCGACTGCTTATCGTTTAGAAAATCATTTAAAAAATGTATCACGCTTATTAGAAGTACAAGCGTCATTTGTTATCACCCCTACTTCATTAACGTTTGTACTATTTAATGTTGAAGACCAGCAAGAACATAATTTTATCGTTAGAGTAAGCCCTGGTGGTATTGATTTGGGCGCTTTATCTAGAGCAAATGAACTGGTTAACGAACTAGACTCGGGCCAACGAACACTATCTGAAGCCATTGAACGCTTAAACGAAATCCCTAACAAGCCCTCACCCTATTCTCCATTTCTTACCTTTCTAGGTTTTGGTGCGTCTTCGGGGGCATTTGCCATGCTCATGCATACCTCTTGGAATGATGTACTTTGGTCAACACTACTTGGTTTTATTGTTTTTCTTTTAGTGCTCTGGTCAGAAAAATCTAAAAGTGTTAGCAATATGCTTGAGCCTTTAGCAAGTATTGTTGCAGCAGTAGGCGCCAGCGCGATTACATTAATTGACCCGGCAGTAAATGCACCATTAGTGATCCTATCCAGTATTATTGTGTTTATTCCCGGCCTAACCCTTACTACGGGATTAAGTGAAATTGCTGAACGTAATTTAATATCTGGTACCGCTAAGATAATGGATGCATTAATGACGATGTTTAAGCTTTATTTTGGTGCTATTTTAGGCTTAACGTTAGGAAGCTTATTATGGGGTGGCGTTGAAAAAGTCGACGTTGAACTTGTTCCTTTGTGGACTCAATGGCTTGCAGTATTAACTCTTTCGATGTCTTTGGTGATAATTTTTAAAGCAAGACCTCGTCATGCTTTCTGGGGGATTTTATCTGGATTCATTGCATTTGGTTCAAGTGTTTGGGCAGCTAATTATGTAGGTATTGCCCTAAGTGCATTTGTTGGTTCTTTTGCCGTTGGAGCATATTCAAACCTTTTTGCTCGATTCTTAAAAGCTCCTGCAACTGTAGTTATGCTACAAGGGCTCGTTGTGTTAGTACCGGGTTCAAAAGTATATATAGGGTTAAACTCTATGGTAACTGGCAGCCAAATTGTACAGGCTGATCATTTAGGCTCACAAACGTTTTTAATTTTCATGTCGCTTGTCGCGGGCCTTATTTTTGCCAATGTAGCCGTGCGGCCACGAAGCTCACTTTAA
- a CDS encoding DUF885 domain-containing protein → MNKYLLSAAIFAALTGCSPAEKTSQPSEVEKLTEIKQGEAVKGPSEKISNVDPKLNAEFEQFTSALIEEFWQYNPGYAVYVGYYKYDDQLPIVDEKRINEEVAFTKDRLATLTAFDVSKLSAANASDYYILKNQMESQLFTVEEFKSHQWNPANYNVAGVFGVILNTDYKAKDDRLRAIFRRMENIPAYYEAAKANITIPTIPHTELAIQQNKGAVGLFTDTIHAAMIESGLSDTEKADFNFRLAKSASAINKYIKWCEDKLEELKANGTAKDFRIGEALYEKKFALDIYSSLTAKQLFDKAVKEKSRVLGEMEKIADKLWPKYFADTAMPVDKLVAIKQVIDHISVNHVERENFVESIRAQIPELEKFVIDNKLLAMDADKPLVVRETPVYQRGFAGASINAPGPYDANANTYYNVTPLDNFNAEQAESYLKEYNHWLLQILNIHEAVPGHYTQLVHSNKSKSLVKSIFGNGAMVEGWAVYTERMMLEEGYGEFEPELWLMYYKWNLRTIMNSIIDYSIQVNNLSEEAALDMMINEAFQQQAEAEGKWRRATLSQVQLTSYFTGYSEIYDLREDLKEKLGDDFDLANFHNQFLSYGSSPVPIIRQMMLSE, encoded by the coding sequence ATGAACAAATATTTACTCTCTGCTGCAATTTTTGCAGCCTTGACAGGTTGCTCTCCAGCAGAAAAAACATCTCAACCAAGTGAGGTTGAAAAACTGACAGAAATTAAGCAGGGAGAAGCTGTTAAAGGACCTTCGGAAAAAATAAGTAATGTCGACCCAAAGCTTAATGCAGAATTTGAACAATTTACCAGTGCCCTAATTGAAGAATTTTGGCAATACAACCCTGGATACGCAGTCTATGTGGGTTACTATAAATATGATGATCAACTACCGATTGTTGATGAAAAACGAATTAACGAAGAGGTCGCTTTTACTAAAGACAGATTAGCTACATTAACGGCCTTTGATGTAAGTAAACTTAGTGCGGCTAATGCCAGCGATTACTACATTTTAAAAAACCAAATGGAATCGCAACTGTTTACTGTTGAAGAATTTAAGTCCCATCAGTGGAACCCTGCTAACTACAATGTAGCAGGTGTATTTGGCGTTATTTTAAATACTGATTACAAAGCAAAGGATGATCGCTTAAGAGCAATTTTCCGCCGTATGGAAAATATACCGGCTTATTATGAAGCAGCAAAAGCAAATATCACCATTCCAACTATTCCTCATACAGAATTAGCAATTCAGCAAAACAAAGGTGCAGTAGGATTATTTACTGACACAATTCATGCAGCCATGATTGAATCAGGTTTAAGTGACACAGAAAAAGCAGATTTTAATTTTCGTTTGGCTAAAAGTGCTTCAGCAATAAATAAATACATAAAATGGTGCGAAGATAAATTAGAAGAGCTAAAAGCTAACGGTACCGCCAAAGATTTTCGTATTGGCGAAGCATTATATGAGAAGAAGTTTGCTTTAGATATCTATTCAAGCTTAACTGCAAAGCAACTTTTTGATAAAGCAGTAAAGGAAAAAAGCCGTGTGCTCGGCGAAATGGAAAAGATTGCCGATAAGCTTTGGCCAAAATATTTTGCCGACACTGCAATGCCTGTTGATAAATTAGTGGCAATCAAACAAGTGATTGATCATATTTCAGTTAACCATGTTGAGCGTGAAAACTTTGTTGAGAGCATTCGCGCGCAAATTCCAGAGCTTGAAAAATTTGTCATCGATAACAAATTACTAGCGATGGATGCAGATAAACCTCTAGTCGTACGTGAAACTCCAGTCTATCAGCGCGGATTTGCTGGCGCATCTATTAATGCACCTGGCCCATATGATGCAAATGCCAATACTTATTATAATGTTACGCCATTAGATAACTTCAATGCTGAACAGGCTGAAAGTTATCTAAAAGAATACAATCACTGGTTACTGCAAATACTAAATATTCATGAGGCTGTCCCTGGACATTACACCCAATTAGTACACAGCAATAAATCAAAGTCATTAGTTAAATCTATCTTTGGTAATGGTGCCATGGTTGAAGGTTGGGCAGTTTATACTGAACGAATGATGTTAGAAGAAGGCTACGGCGAGTTTGAACCGGAACTTTGGTTGATGTATTACAAGTGGAATTTACGCACAATCATGAACTCAATCATCGATTACTCTATTCAAGTAAATAACTTAAGTGAAGAAGCAGCGTTAGATATGATGATCAATGAAGCTTTTCAACAGCAGGCAGAAGCTGAAGGTAAATGGCGCAGAGCAACTCTTTCGCAAGTGCAACTAACCAGCTATTTTACCGGTTACTCTGAAATTTATGACTTAAGAGAAGATTTAAAAGAAAAACTAGGAGATGACTTTGACTTAGCCAATTTTCATAACCAGTTCTTAAGTTATGGTAGCTCACCGGTGCCAATCATTCGTCAAATGATGCTGTCCGAGTAA
- a CDS encoding DUF3010 family protein — translation MRVCGVEIKADEAVICLVALEDNLYDIPHLRVPKIALQKGADAEHIQKFQFAFKKLVEDYKIDAVVIKERATKGKFAGGSQGFKIEAAIQLIEDLQVDLVRTNIIKEKLNKAQVKIDFRDTGLKQFQETAFEAAFSSFNP, via the coding sequence ATGAGAGTTTGTGGTGTAGAAATCAAAGCCGATGAAGCTGTAATTTGTTTAGTCGCATTAGAAGATAATTTGTATGACATTCCTCATTTGCGTGTGCCAAAAATTGCACTGCAAAAGGGTGCCGATGCTGAGCATATTCAGAAATTTCAATTTGCATTTAAAAAGTTAGTTGAAGATTACAAAATTGATGCCGTTGTTATCAAAGAACGCGCCACTAAAGGTAAGTTTGCTGGTGGCTCACAAGGCTTTAAAATTGAAGCTGCTATTCAGTTAATTGAAGACTTACAAGTAGATCTTGTACGTACTAATATTATCAAAGAAAAGTTGAATAAAGCACAAGTGAAAATAGACTTTAGAGATACTGGTTTAAAGCAATTCCAAGAAACTGCTTTTGAAGCTGCGTTTAGCTCGTTTAATCCATAA